In Microbulbifer sp. GL-2, the following are encoded in one genomic region:
- a CDS encoding carbon storage regulator produces the protein MLKVKGNQVKIGIHAPKSLHAYREEIYTRIKREQK, from the coding sequence GTGCTGAAAGTGAAAGGAAATCAAGTAAAGATAGGCATCCACGCCCCCAAATCCCTCCACGCCTATCGTGAAGAGATCTATACGCGCATCAAAAGAGAACAAAAATAG